The following coding sequences lie in one Caproicibacterium argilliputei genomic window:
- a CDS encoding MerR family transcriptional regulator encodes MPQYTTGELAKLCDTTVRTVQFYDAKDLLKPSQLTEGGRRLYSDDDLNKLRFICMLKALGLTLGTIKGILDSDNQSKVLLLLLSEQAKQIDTEIKDRQKQLNVISAIKENIQSTGKISVNSIRDIEHMMERKKVLKRTHATMVVVGLLMDIILISTVIPWITKGLWIPFAIGFPMVLLLGIILTRIYYTNTEYICAECNTKFRPTITKFIFSSHTPKTRKLTCPHCGYTGYCVEIGTEKKT; translated from the coding sequence ATGCCGCAATATACGACCGGTGAATTGGCAAAGCTGTGCGATACCACTGTCCGAACAGTACAATTTTATGACGCAAAAGATCTACTGAAACCATCGCAACTGACGGAAGGAGGGCGTCGGCTGTATTCTGACGATGATCTTAATAAACTGCGTTTTATTTGTATGCTTAAAGCGCTTGGATTAACGCTGGGAACAATCAAGGGAATACTGGACAGTGATAATCAATCGAAAGTATTGCTTTTATTGCTCAGCGAGCAGGCAAAACAAATTGATACAGAAATTAAGGACAGACAAAAACAATTGAATGTTATTTCGGCTATTAAGGAAAACATTCAAAGCACAGGTAAAATCTCGGTAAATTCAATTCGCGACATAGAACATATGATGGAGCGTAAAAAAGTACTCAAAAGAACTCATGCGACTATGGTTGTCGTGGGACTGCTCATGGATATCATTTTAATTTCAACGGTGATCCCGTGGATTACAAAGGGGTTATGGATTCCCTTTGCGATAGGATTTCCAATGGTCCTGTTATTGGGAATTATATTGACAAGGATATATTATACAAACACCGAATATATCTGTGCGGAATGTAATACAAAATTCAGACCGACGATAACTAAATTTATATTTTCCAGCCATACACCAAAAACGAGAAAACTAACCTGCCCACATTGTGGTTATACTGGTTACTGTGTTGAGATTGGTACAGAGAAAAAAACTTAA
- a CDS encoding phage holin family protein: MKEIWVWIQAALAAVGGFLGWFLGGWDGFLYALLAFVVLDYLTGVLCAIADKKLSSEVGFKGISRKVLIFALVGVGNIIDSQVLGYSGAVRTAVIFFYLSNEGVSILENAGHLGLPIPEKLKAVLEQLHDRNDEEEQ, encoded by the coding sequence ATGAAGGAAATCTGGGTCTGGATTCAGGCCGCGCTGGCGGCTGTCGGCGGTTTTCTCGGCTGGTTCCTCGGCGGGTGGGACGGCTTTCTCTATGCGCTGCTGGCGTTTGTCGTCCTCGACTATCTGACGGGCGTGCTGTGCGCGATTGCCGACAAAAAGCTCTCCAGCGAAGTCGGCTTCAAGGGCATTTCCCGCAAGGTACTGATTTTCGCGCTGGTGGGCGTTGGGAACATCATCGACAGTCAGGTGTTGGGCTACAGCGGCGCGGTGCGCACGGCAGTTATCTTTTTCTACCTGTCCAACGAAGGCGTGTCCATTCTGGAGAACGCGGGGCATCTGGGGCTTCCCATCCCCGAAAAACTGAAGGCGGTTCTGGAACAACTCCATGACCGCAATGATGAGGAGGAACAATAA
- a CDS encoding aminoglycoside phosphotransferase family protein, producing MSQLSFISKIPINKGWSCDKKYCVTADDGVKYLLRVTPEEKSANRADMFRMQRQVADLGVSMCKPVEFGKCDKGVYTVQTWVDGKDAEEIIPHLNDFEQYSYGLEAGRILKVIHSIPAPENQPDWEQRFNAKIDRNIKMYNDCLVKFDGAEDIMAYIESNRFLLSNRPQSYQHGDYHIGNMMIEKNKIVIIDFDRYDFGDPWEEFNRIVWCAQASPMFASGIINGYFDNEVPLEFWKLLALYISSNMLSSIPWAIPFGESEVNTMINQAKDVLSWYNNMQNPIPTWYIK from the coding sequence ATGTCACAGCTAAGTTTTATTTCTAAAATACCTATTAACAAAGGTTGGTCGTGCGATAAAAAATACTGTGTTACAGCAGATGATGGTGTTAAATACCTTTTGAGGGTTACTCCAGAAGAAAAAAGCGCTAATCGTGCAGATATGTTTCGTATGCAGAGGCAGGTAGCGGATCTCGGTGTTTCTATGTGTAAACCAGTAGAGTTTGGGAAGTGTGATAAGGGTGTTTACACTGTTCAGACTTGGGTTGATGGCAAAGACGCTGAAGAAATTATTCCCCATCTAAATGATTTTGAGCAGTATTCGTATGGCCTTGAAGCCGGTAGAATACTTAAGGTAATCCATTCTATTCCTGCTCCAGAAAATCAACCGGATTGGGAACAACGATTCAATGCAAAAATAGATCGCAACATTAAAATGTATAATGATTGCCTTGTTAAATTTGACGGTGCAGAAGACATCATGGCATATATAGAATCTAATCGCTTTCTGCTTTCGAACAGGCCGCAATCTTACCAACATGGTGATTATCATATTGGTAATATGATGATTGAAAAGAATAAGATAGTTATTATTGATTTCGACCGTTACGATTTTGGTGATCCATGGGAAGAATTTAATCGTATTGTATGGTGTGCGCAAGCTTCCCCTATGTTTGCTTCAGGTATTATAAACGGTTATTTTGATAATGAAGTGCCGCTTGAATTTTGGAAGTTGCTTGCACTATACATTAGCAGTAATATGCTTTCCTCTATACCATGGGCTATTCCATTTGGAGAAAGTGAAGTAAATACCATGATCAATCAAGCCAAGGATGTACTGAGTTGGTATAACAATATGCAAAACCCTATTCCAACTTGGTATATCAAATAG
- a CDS encoding AraC family transcriptional regulator, protein MDWIKQLNEVMDYIDINLQSEISYDRISEIACCSIYNFQRMFSYMAQTSLSEYIRNRRLTLAAFDIIKGNERIIDIALKYGYDSQDAFSRAFRNFHGILPSTVRNEPTMLKSCPKISFQITIKGAEKMKYQIEQWPAFKVAGISHRIKTNRAFEFVPQIWEKAWKDGTMKKLMQFFPDYRPSGFLGVAAGGEWGSSDEMDYILAVTNYVDVPNCNHAPVPEGMVEFSYPAATWAIINADGEIPKAVQDVYQKFYSEWLPSSGYKLSDLPVFECYMKENRQEVWIAVEEA, encoded by the coding sequence ATGGACTGGATAAAACAGCTTAATGAGGTTATGGATTATATTGATATTAATTTGCAAAGTGAAATATCGTATGACAGAATATCTGAAATTGCGTGTTGTTCTATATACAATTTTCAGAGAATGTTCTCATACATGGCGCAAACCTCATTGTCAGAGTATATCAGAAATCGCAGACTAACACTTGCGGCATTCGATATAATAAAGGGTAACGAAAGAATCATTGATATTGCCCTGAAGTATGGTTATGATTCACAAGATGCTTTTTCGCGTGCTTTTAGAAACTTTCATGGAATATTGCCGTCAACAGTAAGAAATGAACCGACGATGCTTAAATCCTGTCCTAAGATCTCTTTTCAGATTACAATTAAAGGGGCAGAGAAAATGAAGTATCAAATTGAGCAATGGCCCGCGTTTAAAGTAGCTGGTATCTCACACAGGATTAAAACGAACAGGGCTTTTGAATTTGTTCCGCAGATATGGGAAAAGGCGTGGAAAGACGGTACTATGAAAAAATTAATGCAGTTTTTCCCGGATTATCGACCTTCCGGTTTTTTGGGAGTTGCCGCCGGAGGTGAGTGGGGAAGCTCTGATGAAATGGACTATATTTTAGCTGTCACAAACTATGTAGATGTGCCGAATTGTAATCATGCTCCTGTTCCGGAAGGAATGGTGGAGTTCTCCTATCCTGCCGCAACATGGGCCATCATCAATGCGGATGGTGAAATCCCAAAGGCAGTGCAGGATGTCTATCAGAAATTTTATTCTGAATGGCTGCCAAGTTCAGGCTATAAGCTTTCAGACTTGCCTGTATTTGAATGCTATATGAAAGAAAATCGCCAAGAAGTATGGATAGCAGTTGAGGAAGCATGA
- a CDS encoding GH25 family lysozyme has translation MAGIKGIDVSHWQGTIDWGKVKAAGIKFAIIKAGGSDAGFYTDSKWEENYTGAKAAGIPIGAYYFVGKDCVTASAGKADAERFIKILKGKQLEYPVYMDNEAQPASAKAGITEAAIAFCETMEAAGYFVGIYGSAVSGFKERMDDSKLKAYSHWVAQYASKCTYSGEYGIWQYSSTGKVDGINGNVDMDYGYIDYPSIITNSGFNGYSNGSATTTYTKSVDELAAEVIRGDWGNGDTRKQRLTAAGYDYTAVQAKVNEILSGKSTSTTETYESYTVVKGDTLWGIAAKKLGSGARYKEIKTLNSLSSDTIYAGQKLKIPKK, from the coding sequence ATGGCAGGAATCAAAGGAATTGACGTATCCCACTGGCAGGGAACGATTGACTGGGGCAAGGTCAAAGCGGCAGGCATTAAGTTTGCCATCATCAAAGCCGGAGGCTCTGACGCGGGCTTCTACACCGACAGCAAATGGGAAGAAAACTATACGGGGGCCAAGGCAGCAGGCATCCCTATCGGCGCATACTACTTCGTCGGCAAGGACTGCGTGACTGCCTCTGCAGGAAAAGCTGATGCGGAACGCTTCATCAAAATCCTGAAAGGCAAGCAGCTGGAGTATCCTGTCTACATGGATAACGAAGCGCAGCCTGCTTCCGCCAAAGCCGGTATTACGGAAGCCGCCATTGCTTTCTGTGAGACAATGGAAGCCGCCGGATACTTTGTCGGTATCTACGGCTCTGCTGTCTCCGGTTTTAAGGAGCGCATGGATGACAGCAAGCTCAAGGCCTATTCCCACTGGGTGGCGCAGTACGCCAGTAAATGCACCTACTCCGGCGAATACGGTATCTGGCAGTATTCTTCCACTGGCAAGGTCGATGGCATCAATGGAAATGTGGATATGGACTATGGATATATCGATTATCCGTCCATCATCACGAACAGCGGCTTTAACGGCTACAGTAACGGGAGTGCGACTACAACCTACACGAAGTCCGTTGATGAACTTGCCGCCGAGGTCATCCGCGGGGATTGGGGCAACGGAGACACACGCAAACAACGCCTGACCGCCGCCGGGTATGACTACACCGCCGTACAGGCAAAGGTCAACGAGATTCTTTCCGGGAAAAGCACTTCAACCACGGAAACCTATGAAAGCTATACCGTGGTCAAGGGCGACACCCTCTGGGGCATTGCCGCCAAAAAGCTTGGAAGCGGCGCACGATACAAGGAAATCAAGACGCTGAATAGTTTGTCCTCAGACACGATTTATGCCGGGCAGAAGCTGAAAATCCCGAAAAAGTAA
- a CDS encoding recombinase family protein produces MEVSKNITVIPARKHRRAEPGEEKPKLRVAAYCRVSTDTEEQATSYETQIEHYTAYINGHPDWTLAGVFADDGISGTNTKKRDEFNRMVDECMAGKIDMIVTKSISRFARNTLDCLKYIRQLKEKNIPVYFEKENINTMDSKGEVLLTIMASLAQQESQSLSQNVKLGLQYRYQQGQIQVNCTRFLGYTKDENKHLVIVPEEAKIVRRIYREYLEGASMLKIARGLEADGILNGAGNAHWHTSNISQILRNEKYIGDALLQKTYTTDFLTKTRVKNQGIVPQYYVENSHEAIIPREIFMQAQEELVRRRLVHKSPNGKNRVFSSSHCLSNIVYCGGCGEFYRRIHWYNRGKKSVVWRCISRLENTGLYCDARTVPENQLEQVLVKAINRTLCDKDDFLEILQKNIETVLSHGNDQALADIEKRLKELQAELLKLAASNADYEKVGNEIYRLRDEKQKALMESANRDEVKKRIADMGTFLREQPTEITEYDESLVRRLIEKVTVYADKFTVEFKSGVTADVDE; encoded by the coding sequence ATGGAAGTCAGTAAAAATATCACAGTCATTCCGGCGAGAAAACACAGGCGCGCCGAACCGGGTGAGGAGAAGCCGAAGCTGCGTGTCGCCGCTTACTGCCGGGTTTCCACCGATACGGAGGAGCAGGCCACCAGCTATGAAACGCAGATTGAGCATTACACCGCCTACATTAACGGCCACCCGGACTGGACGCTGGCGGGCGTTTTCGCGGACGACGGAATCAGTGGGACCAACACCAAAAAGCGCGACGAGTTCAACCGCATGGTTGACGAGTGCATGGCGGGCAAAATCGACATGATTGTCACCAAATCCATCAGCCGGTTTGCCCGAAACACGCTGGACTGCCTGAAATACATCCGCCAGTTGAAAGAGAAAAATATTCCCGTGTATTTTGAAAAAGAGAACATCAACACGATGGATTCCAAGGGCGAAGTGCTTTTAACGATTATGGCGTCCCTTGCCCAGCAGGAAAGCCAGAGCCTTTCTCAAAACGTGAAGCTGGGCCTGCAGTACCGCTACCAGCAGGGACAAATCCAGGTCAACTGCACCCGCTTCCTCGGCTATACCAAGGACGAAAACAAGCATCTGGTTATCGTTCCGGAGGAGGCAAAAATCGTTCGGCGCATTTACCGCGAATACCTTGAGGGTGCCAGTATGCTCAAAATTGCCCGCGGTCTGGAAGCGGACGGCATTTTAAACGGCGCGGGCAATGCACACTGGCACACCAGCAATATCAGCCAGATTCTGCGAAATGAGAAATACATCGGCGACGCTCTTCTGCAGAAAACCTACACCACGGATTTTCTCACGAAAACGCGCGTCAAAAACCAAGGCATTGTTCCGCAATATTACGTGGAAAACAGCCACGAAGCCATTATTCCGCGTGAGATTTTCATGCAGGCACAGGAGGAGCTGGTGCGTCGGCGGCTGGTTCATAAAAGCCCAAACGGGAAAAACCGGGTGTTCAGCAGCAGCCACTGCCTGTCGAACATCGTCTACTGCGGCGGCTGCGGGGAGTTTTACCGCCGAATTCACTGGTACAACCGGGGCAAAAAATCGGTTGTCTGGCGGTGCATCAGCCGGTTGGAGAACACCGGCCTGTACTGCGACGCCCGCACCGTGCCGGAGAACCAGCTGGAGCAGGTGCTGGTCAAAGCCATCAACCGGACACTCTGCGACAAGGACGATTTTCTCGAAATCCTGCAGAAAAACATTGAAACTGTCCTCAGCCACGGGAATGACCAGGCGCTCGCCGACATCGAAAAGCGCTTGAAGGAACTGCAGGCAGAGCTTTTGAAGCTGGCCGCGTCCAATGCGGATTATGAGAAAGTGGGCAACGAGATTTACCGCCTGCGGGACGAAAAGCAGAAGGCCCTGATGGAAAGCGCCAACCGTGACGAGGTCAAGAAGCGCATCGCCGACATGGGTACTTTCCTACGGGAACAGCCCACAGAAATTACGGAATATGACGAATCCCTTGTCCGGCGGCTGATTGAAAAAGTAACTGTCTACGCAGATAAATTCACCGTGGAATTCAAGTCTGGTGTAACGGCGGATGTGGATGAATAA
- a CDS encoding SHOCT domain-containing protein: MAVITGVIPEINDEKKPVSQEQLRREVDYARAQKILESMLNQGLISLSEFDKITALNRESFSPALAEIMP, translated from the coding sequence ATGGCTGTTATTACTGGCGTAATACCAGAAATCAATGATGAAAAGAAACCTGTTTCACAGGAACAATTGCGGCGCGAAGTAGATTATGCAAGGGCACAGAAAATACTCGAATCCATGCTGAATCAGGGGCTTATTTCATTGTCAGAATTCGACAAGATCACCGCCTTAAACCGCGAATCTTTCTCTCCCGCGCTGGCGGAGATTATGCCCTGA
- a CDS encoding SHOCT domain-containing protein, producing MANIYCCICGKQLKKIAVNKFLIKGREFVCFDCVKKAGHNPFTWAGNLQTTSDDIRAEITMNERGDGTAPKEKQLHGYVPPVSSHFEKTSTSYDVGNAESATSSQIVTSIPHKIEVPKAVQKYLQIDCRNLWYVTPKLFKEPVKHHIEDIISFELLEDGNTVIKGGLGGAVAGGLLFGGVGAVVGSAASKRKVHETCRSLRIKITVCDVKHPTEYIDLLTMGSIDKSSWSYRNLMQRAQEIISTLQVLQDAANKEKKRTVQYAPVQNMSAADEIMKFKKLLDNGIITREEFEEQKRKLLK from the coding sequence TTGGCAAATATATATTGTTGCATATGCGGGAAACAGCTAAAAAAGATAGCAGTCAATAAATTCCTAATTAAGGGCAGAGAATTTGTCTGCTTTGATTGCGTGAAAAAAGCCGGTCATAATCCTTTTACATGGGCGGGAAACTTGCAAACTACATCAGATGACATAAGAGCTGAAATTACAATGAATGAACGTGGAGACGGCACGGCTCCTAAAGAAAAACAGCTTCACGGATATGTGCCGCCGGTATCTTCTCATTTTGAAAAGACGTCCACATCATATGATGTAGGCAATGCTGAAAGCGCTACATCCAGCCAAATAGTTACTTCTATCCCACATAAAATTGAAGTGCCAAAAGCAGTCCAGAAGTATCTTCAGATAGATTGCAGAAATCTTTGGTATGTAACGCCGAAACTATTTAAAGAACCTGTAAAGCATCACATAGAGGATATTATAAGCTTTGAACTGTTGGAAGATGGCAATACAGTCATTAAAGGCGGTCTTGGGGGAGCGGTTGCTGGAGGACTGCTGTTTGGCGGTGTTGGAGCTGTCGTTGGCAGTGCAGCGTCCAAGCGGAAGGTACATGAGACTTGTAGGTCATTGCGGATCAAGATAACAGTTTGTGATGTAAAACATCCTACAGAATATATCGATCTTCTCACCATGGGGAGTATAGATAAGAGTTCGTGGTCGTACAGGAATCTTATGCAGCGGGCACAGGAAATAATATCTACTCTTCAGGTGCTACAAGATGCTGCGAATAAAGAGAAAAAACGGACAGTACAATATGCACCTGTGCAGAACATGAGTGCAGCAGATGAAATAATGAAATTCAAGAAGCTTCTGGATAATGGAATTATTACAAGAGAAGAATTCGAAGAGCAGAAACGGAAGTTACTGAAATAA
- a CDS encoding recombinase, translating to MSHIPYGYRIENGKAVIDEKTAEQVRTLFEAYLSGDSMSTAADKAGIKSFHAGIGRMLTNARYLGDGFYPAIIDADTFAAAEAERARRVEKLGRIQKQKEPEKAVFPTSFCIRERTEQLDDPFEQAEYAYSLIETEVKTDGSQ from the coding sequence ATGAGCCACATACCCTACGGCTACCGGATTGAAAACGGGAAAGCCGTCATTGATGAGAAAACCGCCGAACAGGTGAGGACACTCTTTGAGGCCTACCTTTCCGGTGATTCCATGAGTACCGCCGCAGACAAGGCGGGAATTAAAAGTTTTCACGCCGGAATCGGCAGAATGCTTACAAACGCCCGCTATTTGGGCGACGGGTTTTATCCCGCCATCATCGACGCAGATACCTTTGCGGCCGCAGAAGCGGAGCGCGCCCGGCGGGTGGAAAAGCTGGGCCGTATTCAGAAGCAGAAAGAACCGGAAAAGGCGGTCTTTCCCACATCTTTTTGCATACGCGAAAGAACGGAGCAGTTAGATGACCCGTTCGAGCAGGCGGAATACGCCTACAGTCTGATCGAAACGGAGGTAAAAACAGATGGAAGTCAGTAA
- a CDS encoding recombinase family protein — translation MKKVTKIDSRAVNPIGENEAPKLRVAAYCRVSTDSDEQKESLETQIRHYESYIKANPAWKFAGVYSDEGVTGTKKEKRPELLRMIADCEDGRIDYIVTKSISRFARNTADCLELVRKLQKRGIFIYFEKENLDTGTMESEFMLSILSGLAAEESASISQNNKWSIQRRFQNGTYKITCPPYGYDSIDGILVINEREAKVVRFIFSEILSGKGTPQIAKELNRRGRKGKMGGQWTSTSIRGMVINEKYTGDAVFQKTYTDSNFNHRRNDGEKEKYLIRNHHEPIVSREDFEAAQAVIAQHRREKGIKPKQTKYLNRYPFSGKIICEHCGGTFKRRTHAYGRHKIAWCCGTHIKDIKKCPVKYIPESALECAFVTMMNKLIFANQAVLKPLLFSLRGVNADDGMERIGELEKSLEENRRQQEMLVSLLSKGYLEPAVYKKSNNELLREAERIQHQKDSISRLLNCDSQYLTEVSELLQYCTKAKMLREFDGALFSRFVERIHVYEREKIGFEMKCGVTLKERLCDWSER, via the coding sequence GTGAAGAAGGTCACGAAAATAGATTCCCGTGCTGTCAACCCGATTGGGGAAAATGAAGCGCCAAAACTGCGTGTCGCGGCCTACTGCCGTGTTTCCACCGACAGCGACGAGCAGAAGGAAAGTCTGGAAACGCAGATTCGGCATTATGAATCATACATCAAGGCAAATCCCGCATGGAAATTTGCCGGCGTGTATTCCGACGAAGGCGTCACCGGCACCAAAAAGGAAAAGCGTCCGGAGCTTCTCCGGATGATTGCCGACTGCGAGGACGGGCGGATTGACTATATCGTCACCAAGTCTATCAGCCGGTTTGCAAGAAACACCGCCGACTGTCTGGAACTGGTGCGCAAACTTCAGAAACGCGGCATTTTTATCTATTTCGAGAAAGAAAATCTGGACACCGGCACCATGGAAAGCGAATTCATGCTGTCCATCCTGAGCGGCCTTGCCGCGGAGGAGTCGGCTTCCATTTCTCAGAATAATAAATGGTCGATTCAGCGCCGGTTCCAAAACGGCACCTATAAAATCACCTGCCCGCCCTACGGCTACGATTCCATTGACGGAATACTGGTCATAAACGAGCGGGAGGCGAAAGTCGTTCGCTTTATCTTTTCGGAAATTCTGTCCGGAAAAGGAACGCCCCAAATAGCCAAAGAATTGAACCGCCGAGGACGAAAGGGAAAGATGGGCGGTCAGTGGACATCGACGAGCATTCGCGGAATGGTAATCAACGAAAAATATACCGGCGATGCCGTTTTTCAAAAAACCTATACCGACTCGAATTTCAACCACCGCCGCAACGATGGGGAAAAAGAGAAATATCTGATTCGAAACCATCACGAACCGATTGTCAGCCGCGAGGACTTTGAAGCCGCGCAGGCCGTTATCGCTCAGCACCGCAGGGAAAAAGGCATAAAACCGAAGCAGACAAAGTATCTGAACCGATACCCGTTTTCGGGAAAAATTATTTGTGAACACTGCGGCGGCACGTTCAAGCGCCGTACCCACGCATACGGGCGGCACAAAATCGCGTGGTGCTGCGGCACCCATATCAAGGACATCAAAAAATGCCCGGTGAAATACATTCCAGAGTCCGCCCTCGAATGCGCCTTTGTCACGATGATGAACAAGCTCATCTTTGCCAATCAGGCTGTTCTCAAACCCCTGCTGTTCAGTCTGCGCGGGGTAAACGCCGATGACGGCATGGAGCGAATCGGAGAGCTCGAAAAAAGTCTGGAGGAAAACCGGCGTCAGCAGGAAATGCTGGTCAGTCTGTTGAGCAAGGGGTATCTGGAACCCGCCGTTTACAAGAAAAGCAATAACGAGCTGCTTCGGGAAGCCGAGCGGATTCAGCATCAAAAGGATTCCATTTCTCGTCTTTTGAACTGTGACAGTCAATACCTGACGGAGGTCAGTGAGCTTCTGCAGTACTGTACGAAAGCAAAAATGCTGCGGGAATTTGACGGAGCACTGTTCTCCCGCTTTGTGGAGCGGATTCACGTGTATGAGCGTGAGAAAATTGGCTTTGAAATGAAATGCGGCGTCACGCTGAAAGAAAGGCTGTGTGATTGGTCTGAAAGATAA
- a CDS encoding siphovirus ReqiPepy6 Gp37-like family protein: MELYVFDANRRPAGVVESFEYLRWTRKYSQCGSFELKAIATAENLALLTLGNLLWKSGGEEAGVIEYAEISQEEKELITVSGRFAVSYLARRIVWDTEILNGTLADCVGQLLDNHLINPGNTDRRMDFIAYDGGGLSDPVSTQISYKNLMDAAMSLCEAADAGIKAVFNPANGIFTVTLYKGAASQAVFSWEYENLTSQTFTKSASDYANVALVGGEGEGAERVFAVYGESEGTERREVFVDAKSLRSEDFGDEYTAALLFQGQSKLSELAMAQSFDASVNPHGNLTYGTDFDLGQTVKVVSKKWGVTLTTRITEIEESYDSTGQSLDITFGKGMLTLAQKLKLEG, encoded by the coding sequence ATGGAACTGTATGTTTTTGATGCGAACCGCCGGCCTGCCGGCGTGGTGGAGTCGTTTGAATATCTGCGCTGGACAAGGAAGTATTCCCAGTGCGGGAGTTTTGAACTCAAGGCCATCGCCACGGCGGAAAACCTCGCTCTGCTGACGCTGGGAAATCTTCTTTGGAAAAGCGGCGGTGAGGAAGCCGGCGTGATTGAGTATGCGGAAATCTCGCAGGAGGAAAAAGAGCTCATCACCGTCAGCGGGCGATTCGCCGTTTCCTACCTCGCCCGGCGCATTGTGTGGGACACGGAAATCCTAAACGGTACGCTCGCCGACTGCGTGGGGCAGCTTTTGGATAATCACCTCATCAATCCGGGCAACACCGACCGGCGGATGGACTTCATCGCCTATGACGGCGGCGGGCTGTCGGACCCGGTCAGCACCCAGATTTCCTACAAAAACCTCATGGACGCGGCAATGAGCCTGTGTGAGGCGGCGGACGCGGGCATCAAGGCGGTGTTCAATCCGGCAAATGGAATCTTCACCGTCACGCTGTACAAGGGCGCCGCATCGCAGGCGGTGTTCTCGTGGGAGTACGAAAATCTTACGTCACAGACCTTTACCAAAAGCGCCTCGGACTATGCCAACGTGGCGCTGGTCGGCGGCGAGGGCGAAGGGGCGGAACGCGTATTTGCCGTGTATGGAGAAAGCGAGGGTACTGAGCGCCGGGAGGTATTTGTGGACGCCAAAAGCCTCCGCTCCGAGGATTTCGGGGACGAATACACCGCCGCCCTGCTCTTTCAAGGGCAGAGCAAGTTAAGCGAGCTTGCGATGGCGCAGTCCTTCGATGCGTCCGTCAATCCACACGGCAATCTAACCTACGGCACGGATTTCGACCTTGGGCAAACCGTGAAGGTGGTGTCAAAGAAATGGGGCGTGACGCTTACCACCCGCATTACGGAGATTGAGGAAAGCTACGACAGCACCGGGCAGAGCCTGGACATCACGTTCGGCAAGGGTATGCTCACGCTGGCACAGAAACTGAAATTGGAGGGGTGA